Proteins from one Thermodesulfobacteriota bacterium genomic window:
- a CDS encoding sugar phosphate nucleotidyltransferase, with amino-acid sequence MKLMENNVAVVILAAGMGTRMKSSKAKVLHEILGKPMILYIVETAKKIAGNDVILVIGNQADRVKRVVSQKAKVRYAYQDKQLGTGHAVSCALPCIPDYCEEVVILCGDVPLLTADTIMHLVDDHVKEKRDISLLAVEKDHPKGYGRVLYDDKGHVSRIVEEADANEALKQVKMINTGIYCVRKKILVDLVGKIKSNNVQGEFYLTDMIELGNKGKKIVGALEGNDDKEFFGINNHQQLKEAEKIMKSRMSIIS; translated from the coding sequence ATGAAATTAATGGAAAATAATGTTGCTGTAGTTATACTTGCCGCCGGTATGGGAACCCGGATGAAATCGAGCAAAGCGAAAGTTCTCCATGAGATCCTGGGAAAACCCATGATTTTGTATATTGTGGAAACCGCCAAAAAAATCGCTGGAAATGATGTCATCCTTGTCATCGGAAATCAGGCCGATAGAGTTAAAAGGGTTGTTTCTCAAAAAGCCAAAGTGAGGTATGCTTACCAGGATAAACAGCTTGGAACCGGGCATGCGGTTTCCTGTGCATTGCCTTGCATTCCCGATTATTGCGAGGAAGTGGTTATACTGTGCGGGGATGTTCCGCTCCTTACGGCGGATACAATCATGCATCTGGTGGATGATCATGTTAAAGAAAAGCGGGATATTTCACTTTTAGCAGTGGAAAAGGATCATCCCAAAGGGTACGGTAGGGTTTTGTATGATGACAAGGGCCATGTTTCAAGAATAGTTGAGGAGGCGGATGCCAATGAAGCGCTTAAACAAGTTAAAATGATAAATACAGGTATTTACTGTGTCAGAAAAAAAATATTAGTCGACTTGGTGGGAAAAATTAAATCAAATAATGTGCAAGGTGAATTTTATTTAACTGATATGATAGAATTAGGGAATAAAGGTAAAAAAATTGTTGGTGCTCTGGAGGGAAATGATGACAAGGAATTTTTTGGTATCAACAACCACCAACAGCTAAAAGAAGCTGAAAAAATAATGAAAAGTCGAATGAGTATTATATCTTGA
- a CDS encoding F0F1 ATP synthase subunit epsilon, with amino-acid sequence MAENIKLEVVTPEKSVVSEEAQIVMSPGSLGEFGVLIGHTPFLTTLKIGTIRYKNADGAEKYVFVNSGFAEALPDKVTVLAESAEKREDIDVERAKAAIKRAEKRLAEDRSKEDIDFNRAKASLARAVERVKLAEFGN; translated from the coding sequence ATGGCAGAAAATATTAAATTAGAAGTGGTGACACCCGAAAAATCTGTTGTTAGTGAGGAAGCTCAGATTGTAATGTCTCCCGGTTCTCTCGGCGAATTTGGCGTTCTCATCGGCCATACGCCTTTTTTAACCACGCTTAAGATTGGTACGATTCGCTATAAAAATGCGGATGGAGCTGAAAAATATGTATTTGTCAACAGCGGGTTTGCTGAGGCTCTCCCTGACAAAGTGACTGTACTGGCGGAGTCGGCTGAGAAAAGAGAAGATATTGATGTTGAACGTGCAAAGGCTGCCATTAAACGTGCAGAAAAACGTCTGGCTGAGGATCGGTCTAAAGAAGATATTGATTTTAACCGTGCCAAAGCCTCTCTGGCCAGGGCAGTAGAACGGGTAAAGCTTGCCGAGTTTGGGAATTGA
- a CDS encoding DUF904 domain-containing protein, whose product MDNEEVVRQFEEIEHKVERVIEACQSHETTNLELINKIERLEEELQKKTEAENKYLEERALIRSKIDSLLVRLEDVTKVE is encoded by the coding sequence TTGGATAACGAAGAAGTTGTAAGGCAATTTGAGGAAATTGAACACAAAGTTGAACGAGTGATAGAGGCTTGTCAATCACACGAGACGACCAACTTAGAACTTATTAATAAAATTGAACGGTTAGAGGAGGAGCTTCAAAAAAAGACTGAGGCGGAAAATAAATACTTAGAGGAAAGGGCCTTAATTCGATCAAAGATTGATAGTTTGTTGGTCAGACTTGAGGATGTTACTAAAGTTGAGTAA
- the atpD gene encoding F0F1 ATP synthase subunit beta, producing MGENIGKITQVMGPVVDVEFEQGNLPTIYTALTISNPSISDEEGNLVVEVAQHLGDNVVRTIAMDVTDGLMRGQEVKDTGKPIMMPVGEAGLGRVLNVVGRPVDGLGPVSQEKTLPIHREAPAFTEQDTTVRVLETGIKVIDLLVPFPRGGKMGLFGGAGVGKTVIMMEMVHNIAMQHGGISVFAGVGERTREGNDLYHEMKEAGVLPKAALIYGQMTEPPGARARVALSALTAAEYYRDEEGQDVLIFIDNIFRFTQAGSEVSALLGRMPSAVGYQPTLAVDLGELQERITSTDKGSITAVQCVYVPADDLTDPAPATTFAHLDGTVVLSRKLVELGIYPSVDPLDSTSRILDAAYIGDEHYQVSRQVQQILQKYTELQDIIAILGIDELSDEDKITVSRARKIQRFLSQPFHVAEVFTNTPGSYVKIEDTVNGFKEIVEGKHDDLPEQAFYMVGSIKEAIEKAEKMAEAA from the coding sequence ATGGGAGAGAATATAGGGAAAATTACTCAGGTTATGGGGCCTGTCGTTGACGTCGAATTTGAACAGGGGAATCTGCCGACAATTTATACGGCGCTTACCATCAGCAACCCTTCCATTAGCGATGAAGAGGGCAACCTGGTGGTTGAAGTTGCCCAGCACCTTGGAGACAATGTGGTCAGAACAATTGCCATGGATGTGACCGATGGCTTGATGAGAGGGCAGGAAGTAAAGGATACAGGGAAACCGATCATGATGCCTGTTGGAGAAGCAGGTTTGGGAAGGGTTCTCAACGTTGTGGGAAGACCTGTTGACGGGCTCGGTCCGGTAAGCCAGGAGAAAACGCTGCCCATCCACCGTGAGGCCCCGGCATTTACTGAGCAGGACACAACGGTGCGCGTCCTTGAAACCGGCATTAAGGTGATCGATTTGCTGGTCCCGTTTCCCCGTGGAGGAAAAATGGGTCTCTTTGGCGGTGCAGGAGTGGGGAAAACCGTTATCATGATGGAAATGGTTCATAACATTGCCATGCAGCACGGCGGCATCTCAGTTTTTGCAGGCGTTGGAGAGAGAACCCGTGAAGGAAATGATCTTTATCATGAAATGAAGGAAGCAGGCGTACTTCCCAAAGCGGCTCTGATTTATGGGCAGATGACGGAACCACCGGGAGCGAGGGCACGTGTCGCGCTTTCCGCCCTGACAGCTGCTGAATATTACAGGGATGAAGAAGGACAGGACGTACTTATTTTTATTGACAATATTTTCCGTTTTACCCAGGCAGGTTCCGAAGTGTCCGCCCTTCTTGGACGTATGCCCTCGGCTGTGGGTTATCAGCCCACACTGGCCGTTGATCTTGGTGAGTTGCAGGAACGGATCACATCAACGGACAAAGGATCTATTACCGCAGTTCAGTGTGTATATGTTCCTGCAGACGACCTGACTGACCCTGCTCCAGCAACCACCTTTGCACATCTGGATGGTACCGTCGTTCTTTCCCGTAAATTGGTTGAGCTTGGGATCTATCCTTCAGTGGATCCGCTGGACTCAACATCAAGAATTCTGGATGCCGCCTATATCGGTGACGAACATTACCAGGTATCTCGACAGGTACAACAAATTCTGCAAAAATATACTGAACTTCAGGATATTATTGCTATTTTGGGTATTGATGAATTATCAGACGAAGATAAAATCACCGTATCCCGAGCGAGAAAGATTCAGCGTTTTCTGTCACAACCATTTCATGTGGCTGAAGTTTTTACCAATACACCCGGTTCTTATGTTAAGATTGAAGATACGGTCAATGGTTTCAAGGAAATAGTTGAGGGAAAACACGACGATCTTCCGGAACAGGCATTCTATATGGTCGGAAGTATTAAGGAAGCAATTGAAAAAGCCGAAAAGATGGCTGAAGCAGCTTAG
- a CDS encoding cell division protein ZapA has protein sequence MEELVTIELFGRSYTFKAESEIMMAKDVADYLVKEVSRVESQQSIKSSNISKLAIMILAALNIANENMELKKKHSDFIHTISKQSSDLIRSLDAFVQ, from the coding sequence TTGGAAGAACTTGTAACAATAGAACTCTTTGGGAGGTCTTATACATTCAAAGCCGAATCAGAAATTATGATGGCAAAAGATGTTGCTGACTACCTGGTAAAAGAGGTAAGCAGAGTTGAATCTCAACAATCAATTAAATCATCAAATATTTCCAAGCTTGCAATCATGATTCTGGCCGCACTGAACATAGCTAATGAAAATATGGAGCTGAAAAAAAAACATTCGGATTTCATACATACCATTTCAAAGCAATCATCTGACCTGATACGCTCATTAGATGCGTTTGTGCAATAA
- the tyrS gene encoding tyrosine--tRNA ligase, translating to MNVIDILRERGFIEQTTHDEELRRYADKEQITCYIGFDPTASSLHIGSLVPIMSLAHMQRLGHRPIALVGGGTGLVGDPSGKTEMRQLLTAQMVEENARGIKKQLSRFIDFSDGKALMLNNADWLTKLEYIPFLRDIGRHFSVNRMIKAESYKIRLESDEGLNFIEFNYMLLQAYDFLELFNTQNCRLQMGGSDQWGNIVAGVELTRRMRQETVFGLTFPLITTSGGAKMGKTASGAVWLADDRTDSYDYYQYWINTDDRDVERFLALFTFLPMEEIRDIGKLEGSDLNSAKTVLAFETTFLAHGKDKAEEAYQKSASHFGTRSISKNILPSSRIHTELQKVLKISVKDNVTVDDVVTIDTVDSYVDEIELKTGIPAFKLFHTVDLASSGSAARRLIEQGGAYINDQRVKSFDQLINDDYVDEKRTIVLRAGKKRFHKIKVKK from the coding sequence ATGAATGTGATCGATATATTACGCGAAAGAGGATTTATAGAACAAACGACGCACGATGAAGAATTGCGCAGGTATGCTGATAAAGAGCAGATTACCTGTTATATCGGTTTTGACCCTACTGCCTCCAGTCTTCACATTGGAAGTCTTGTGCCAATCATGTCGCTTGCGCATATGCAAAGGCTTGGACATAGGCCCATCGCCCTTGTTGGCGGAGGGACGGGGCTTGTCGGAGACCCCAGCGGCAAAACTGAGATGAGGCAATTGCTGACAGCGCAGATGGTGGAAGAGAACGCACGGGGCATCAAAAAGCAGCTGTCCCGGTTTATTGATTTTAGTGATGGTAAAGCCCTTATGCTCAATAATGCGGACTGGCTGACTAAATTGGAATACATCCCGTTTTTAAGAGATATTGGACGTCATTTTTCAGTAAATCGGATGATAAAAGCAGAAAGCTATAAAATACGTTTGGAATCTGATGAAGGTTTAAATTTTATAGAATTTAACTATATGTTGCTTCAAGCCTATGATTTTCTGGAACTTTTTAACACCCAAAACTGCAGACTGCAAATGGGTGGCAGTGACCAGTGGGGGAATATTGTCGCAGGGGTTGAGCTTACTCGCAGGATGCGGCAGGAAACTGTATTCGGCCTGACCTTTCCTTTGATTACCACCAGCGGTGGGGCAAAGATGGGGAAAACGGCCAGTGGTGCTGTCTGGCTCGCTGATGACAGGACGGATTCTTATGATTATTACCAGTACTGGATAAACACCGATGACAGGGATGTAGAGAGATTTTTGGCACTTTTTACCTTTCTGCCCATGGAAGAAATAAGAGATATTGGGAAATTAGAGGGCTCAGATTTAAATAGTGCCAAAACTGTTTTAGCATTTGAAACGACCTTTCTGGCCCATGGGAAGGACAAGGCCGAAGAGGCATACCAGAAAAGCGCCAGTCATTTTGGAACCCGTTCCATATCAAAGAATATATTGCCTTCAAGCCGGATACATACTGAATTGCAGAAGGTTCTTAAAATATCGGTAAAAGATAACGTGACAGTAGATGATGTCGTTACGATTGATACGGTCGATTCATATGTCGATGAAATAGAACTAAAAACGGGTATACCGGCTTTTAAACTATTTCATACCGTTGACCTGGCATCATCTGGTAGTGCCGCCAGAAGGCTCATTGAACAGGGTGGAGCGTATATTAACGACCAACGGGTAAAGTCATTTGACCAGCTTATTAATGATGACTATGTTGATGAAAAAAGGACAATTGTATTAAGAGCCGGAAAAAAGCGATTTCATAAAATAAAAGTTAAAAAATAA
- the atpH gene encoding ATP synthase F1 subunit delta — translation MKNLSIARRYAKALLLIGKEDGKAESYKDELDGFANLLSREKELDQAICNPLYDSGGRKSVLRAIIEKIGLSTVMTSFLMLLFDKGRIGFISDINDYYQKLADELKGVARASLVSATELSSETIDKIRATLSKRTGKEIILEVEQDPGLIGGIVTRMGDLVLDGSIKTQLFNMRESLKRGESI, via the coding sequence ATGAAAAATCTGTCAATCGCACGACGTTATGCCAAGGCGCTTTTGCTTATCGGAAAAGAAGATGGTAAAGCAGAATCTTACAAAGATGAACTTGACGGATTTGCCAATTTACTTTCAAGGGAAAAAGAGCTTGATCAGGCAATCTGCAACCCTCTTTATGATTCCGGTGGTCGAAAAAGTGTTTTAAGGGCGATCATCGAAAAAATTGGTCTTTCCACTGTGATGACGTCATTTCTCATGTTGTTGTTTGATAAAGGAAGAATTGGATTTATCAGCGATATAAACGATTATTATCAAAAATTGGCTGATGAGCTGAAAGGGGTTGCGCGTGCGAGCCTGGTTTCGGCAACAGAACTTTCTTCCGAAACCATTGATAAAATTCGTGCAACCCTGTCAAAAAGGACAGGTAAAGAAATTATCTTAGAGGTTGAGCAAGATCCCGGTTTGATCGGTGGGATTGTGACAAGGATGGGGGACCTTGTTCTCGATGGAAGCATTAAAACACAACTGTTTAATATGAGAGAATCTTTAAAAAGGGGTGAGAGTATCTAA
- the rny gene encoding ribonuclease Y, whose protein sequence is MEEYIILLGIACFAAGFIIAFWLKGKMLSQQIKAAKGEASRILEESERKAETLIKEADLEIKDKLFKMKAEFDADTKDTRYEFKKREKRIIQKEENVERKTEQLERRDRDILKKEKRLAKKEEHIEHSEKKYNELIEEQKRHLEQISGLTAEQAKELLIRAMENEARHEGARLIKKIENETKEKADKKAKNIMATAIQRYASDFVAERTVSVVQLPSDEMKGRIIGREGRNIRAIEAATGIDLIIDDTPEAVILSGFNPVRREVARISLIRLISDGRIHPARIEDVVKKVGREVDQVIKEAGEQAAFDLGIHGIHHELIKLIGQLKFRTSYAQNVLQHSVEVGFLCGIMAAELGLNQKLARRMGLLHDIGKAVDHEVEGPHALIGARLAKRYNESRRIVHAIESHHEDIPPSSVYAFLVQAADGLSGARPGARKELLENYIKRLEDLEKIANSFRGVANTYAIQAGRELRVIVESSVISDEDATMLSRDVAKKIEESLTFPGQIKVMVIRETRAVEYANK, encoded by the coding sequence ATGGAAGAATATATTATACTATTAGGAATTGCCTGCTTTGCTGCAGGGTTTATTATTGCGTTTTGGCTTAAAGGGAAAATGCTTTCCCAGCAAATCAAAGCTGCCAAAGGAGAAGCTTCTCGAATATTAGAGGAATCCGAAAGAAAAGCAGAAACGCTGATTAAAGAGGCTGATCTTGAAATAAAGGACAAACTTTTCAAGATGAAAGCCGAGTTCGATGCGGATACCAAGGATACGAGATATGAGTTTAAAAAGCGGGAGAAGAGAATCATTCAAAAAGAGGAAAACGTTGAACGAAAAACAGAACAATTAGAAAGAAGAGATCGTGATATCTTAAAAAAAGAAAAAAGGTTGGCGAAAAAGGAAGAGCATATTGAACACAGTGAAAAAAAATATAACGAGTTAATCGAAGAACAAAAAAGACATCTTGAACAAATTTCCGGACTGACGGCAGAGCAGGCCAAAGAATTGTTAATAAGAGCCATGGAGAACGAAGCACGGCATGAAGGGGCCAGGCTGATTAAAAAAATAGAGAATGAAACAAAAGAAAAAGCAGATAAAAAGGCCAAGAATATTATGGCGACTGCGATTCAGCGATATGCCAGCGATTTTGTTGCAGAACGAACGGTCTCAGTTGTTCAGCTCCCCAGCGACGAAATGAAGGGGAGAATAATTGGCAGGGAAGGGCGTAATATTCGGGCCATAGAAGCCGCCACCGGAATTGATTTGATCATAGACGACACGCCTGAAGCAGTCATTCTCTCAGGTTTTAATCCTGTCAGACGAGAGGTTGCCCGTATATCTTTAATACGTTTGATTTCGGATGGGCGAATACATCCTGCACGTATTGAAGATGTGGTAAAAAAAGTAGGAAGGGAAGTGGACCAGGTCATTAAAGAAGCCGGAGAGCAGGCGGCATTTGATTTGGGTATTCATGGGATTCATCATGAACTGATCAAGTTAATCGGTCAATTAAAATTTCGCACCAGCTATGCCCAGAATGTTTTGCAGCATTCAGTTGAGGTTGGTTTTTTATGTGGTATTATGGCCGCTGAACTGGGACTTAATCAAAAACTTGCCAGACGCATGGGGCTTCTGCATGATATCGGAAAAGCGGTTGATCATGAAGTTGAAGGCCCTCATGCCCTGATAGGCGCCAGACTGGCAAAAAGATACAATGAATCCAGAAGAATTGTGCATGCAATTGAGTCTCACCACGAGGATATTCCTCCATCTTCTGTTTATGCATTTTTGGTGCAAGCTGCAGACGGTCTATCGGGAGCCAGACCGGGAGCTCGAAAGGAACTGCTGGAAAATTACATTAAAAGGCTGGAAGATCTTGAGAAAATAGCGAATTCATTTAGAGGTGTGGCAAATACTTATGCCATTCAGGCCGGCAGAGAGCTTCGGGTGATCGTTGAAAGCAGTGTTATTTCAGATGAAGATGCCACCATGCTAAGCAGAGATGTTGCCAAAAAAATAGAAGAATCCTTAACTTTTCCTGGCCAGATAAAGGTAATGGTTATCAGAGAAACAAGGGCTGTAGAGTATGCCAATAAATAG
- the atpG gene encoding ATP synthase F1 subunit gamma: MASLKDVQNKISAVKKTKQITKAMNMVATSRLRGAQTNMENFRPYAGKFSEVLGSLAAKSGDEASPLLISREEIKKIHVVLCTSDRGLCGGFNVNLIDKAELFIKEKSGDNIEVSVTNFGKKGRDWCRKNNMIIDDEYIGVVGTSFAFNVAANAGRKLVDGYLSGDYDEVYVVYAEFISMGKQEPTLKQLIPIPPIEKVEDEAEDKEYIAEHICEPSAEGLLGELLPKSVHVQLHSALLETSTSEHAARMMAMENATSACNDMIENLTLAYNKARQAAITAELMDIVGGAEALKG, encoded by the coding sequence ATGGCAAGTTTAAAAGATGTACAAAATAAAATTTCTGCGGTTAAAAAAACAAAGCAGATCACAAAGGCCATGAATATGGTTGCCACCTCAAGATTGCGGGGCGCTCAAACAAATATGGAAAATTTTCGCCCCTATGCCGGTAAATTTTCGGAAGTTTTGGGAAGCCTGGCGGCCAAATCCGGCGATGAAGCCAGCCCCTTACTGATATCCCGGGAGGAGATTAAAAAAATTCATGTGGTTCTGTGTACTTCCGATAGGGGACTGTGTGGCGGATTTAACGTCAACCTGATTGATAAGGCGGAGTTATTCATAAAAGAAAAATCCGGTGATAATATTGAGGTATCCGTTACCAATTTTGGAAAAAAAGGACGGGACTGGTGCCGAAAAAACAATATGATCATAGACGACGAGTACATCGGAGTGGTGGGAACCAGTTTCGCATTCAACGTGGCTGCAAATGCAGGGCGTAAATTGGTGGACGGATATTTAAGCGGGGACTATGACGAAGTTTATGTGGTCTATGCAGAATTTATAAGCATGGGTAAACAGGAGCCTACCTTAAAGCAACTGATTCCCATACCCCCCATTGAGAAGGTAGAGGATGAAGCAGAAGATAAAGAGTACATTGCCGAGCATATTTGTGAACCTTCGGCTGAGGGCCTTTTAGGGGAGTTGCTTCCGAAAAGTGTTCATGTCCAGTTACACAGTGCGCTTTTGGAAACATCCACCAGCGAACATGCCGCCCGGATGATGGCCATGGAAAATGCAACATCGGCATGTAACGATATGATTGAGAATTTGACGCTGGCATATAACAAGGCTCGGCAGGCCGCAATTACTGCAGAGTTGATGGATATTGTCGGTGGTGCCGAGGCACTTAAGGGATAA
- a CDS encoding ATP synthase F0 subunit B produces the protein MDKSGIKRPVIGCKYSLIKSRTFLVVVIMSLLFLFSGVAAASGGGGHESKGWVATDTYKVMNFAVLAIGLFFLLRKPVSQALNDRIKGIKEQLSELEEKKEAAEKKLAEYNEKFLKLDKEAEQIVAEYIKQGNEAKQRILKEAESQALKLEEQAKKNIANEFKKAKAKLHEEILEQALVKAEDIIQNKITGEDQDRLVDEYLEKVVV, from the coding sequence ATGGATAAATCCGGAATAAAAAGGCCCGTTATCGGCTGCAAATACAGTTTGATTAAAAGCAGGACATTTTTGGTTGTGGTTATCATGTCGCTGCTTTTTTTATTTTCAGGAGTTGCTGCGGCTTCCGGTGGCGGGGGCCATGAATCAAAAGGGTGGGTAGCTACAGACACTTATAAAGTGATGAATTTTGCTGTTTTGGCTATCGGTCTTTTTTTTCTGTTACGCAAACCGGTTTCTCAGGCACTGAATGACCGTATCAAAGGGATAAAGGAACAGCTCAGCGAGCTGGAAGAGAAGAAAGAAGCAGCTGAAAAAAAGCTGGCTGAATATAATGAAAAGTTCTTGAAATTAGACAAAGAGGCCGAACAGATTGTGGCAGAATATATAAAACAGGGAAATGAGGCCAAACAAAGAATACTCAAAGAGGCGGAATCCCAAGCTTTAAAACTGGAAGAACAGGCCAAGAAAAATATTGCCAATGAGTTTAAAAAGGCCAAAGCAAAACTGCATGAAGAGATACTTGAACAGGCGCTTGTAAAGGCCGAAGATATTATTCAAAATAAAATTACCGGTGAAGACCAGGACAGGCTGGTGGATGAATATCTGGAAAAGGTGGTAGTATAA
- a CDS encoding ATPase — MKSSGLSRKGFVVFVFFLAMGVLFSASIVLGSSGEESGGSITVLPDWSTLIQVVNFIFLIFILNIILYKPIRNVLIQRREKIVGLEEGIEAFDRDALEKEDSFAAGIKDARAKGFKEKEALLTAAAEEEKKIIEKINKKAQADLAEVRKKIAKDAEEAKTSLLQEIDGFANAIGEKILGRAV, encoded by the coding sequence ATGAAATCTTCTGGTCTAAGCCGGAAAGGTTTTGTGGTTTTCGTATTTTTTCTGGCAATGGGGGTGCTGTTTTCCGCCTCAATTGTCCTGGGTTCTTCAGGAGAAGAGTCCGGAGGTTCGATAACCGTATTGCCGGACTGGTCCACTCTTATACAAGTTGTCAATTTTATTTTTCTTATCTTTATTTTAAACATCATCCTATACAAACCGATTCGAAACGTTTTAATTCAGCGAAGGGAAAAGATTGTCGGCCTTGAAGAAGGAATCGAAGCTTTCGACAGAGATGCCTTAGAAAAAGAAGATTCTTTTGCTGCGGGCATCAAGGATGCAAGGGCAAAAGGCTTTAAGGAAAAGGAAGCTTTGCTCACAGCTGCCGCAGAAGAAGAGAAAAAGATTATAGAAAAAATCAATAAAAAGGCTCAGGCTGACCTTGCAGAAGTCAGAAAAAAAATCGCCAAGGATGCCGAGGAAGCAAAGACATCCCTTCTTCAAGAAATTGATGGATTTGCAAATGCAATTGGGGAAAAGATTCTGGGGAGGGCTGTTTAA
- the atpA gene encoding F0F1 ATP synthase subunit alpha — protein sequence MELKAEEISQIIKEQISDYDKKVELSETGVVLSVGDGIARVYGLEKAMALELVEFPGGILGLVLNLEEDNVGCAIMGEDIHIKEGDMVKRTGRIAEVPVGEAVLGRVVSAVGEPLDGKGPIDAKDTSRVEMVAPGVIARKGVHEPCYTGLKAIDSMTPVGRGQRELIIGDRQIGKTAVAVDAILAQKETDVFCIYVACGQKKSTVAQVHAVLEKHGAMEYTTIVSACASDPATLQFIAPYAGCAMGEYFRNKGQHALIIYDDLSKQAAAYRQVSLLLRRPPGREAYPGDIFYNHSRLLERAAKMNDELGAGSLTALPIIETQAGDVSAYIPTNVISITDGQIYLEPGLFFAGVRPSINVGLSVSRVGGAAQVKAMKQVAGTLRLDLAQFRELEAFAAFGSDLDAATQKQLTRGARLVEILKQPQYQPLPMEKQVTILYAGTKGFLDEYPLEVLGKYEAGLYSFIEDRYSQIFSELKEKEEISDDLDKVIEEALTAYGEEFKDTIK from the coding sequence ATGGAACTAAAAGCTGAAGAAATAAGCCAGATTATTAAGGAACAGATTTCGGATTATGACAAAAAAGTTGAACTGAGTGAAACGGGCGTTGTTTTGTCCGTCGGGGATGGTATTGCCCGCGTATATGGGCTGGAAAAAGCCATGGCACTTGAGTTGGTAGAATTTCCCGGCGGCATCCTGGGGTTGGTGCTGAACCTTGAAGAGGACAATGTGGGTTGCGCCATTATGGGCGAAGATATCCACATCAAAGAAGGCGATATGGTCAAACGGACCGGCAGAATCGCCGAGGTACCGGTGGGTGAAGCTGTTCTCGGCAGGGTCGTATCAGCCGTGGGCGAGCCTTTGGATGGAAAGGGTCCCATAGACGCAAAAGATACCAGCCGGGTTGAAATGGTCGCTCCTGGTGTTATTGCCCGAAAAGGTGTCCATGAGCCCTGTTATACGGGATTGAAGGCGATCGATTCCATGACACCGGTTGGAAGGGGTCAGCGGGAACTTATCATCGGTGACCGCCAAATCGGAAAGACAGCCGTTGCCGTTGATGCCATCCTCGCTCAGAAAGAAACCGACGTTTTCTGTATTTACGTAGCATGTGGACAGAAAAAGTCCACAGTGGCACAGGTTCACGCAGTTCTTGAAAAACACGGTGCGATGGAATATACCACCATCGTATCAGCCTGTGCCAGTGATCCTGCAACACTGCAGTTTATTGCTCCTTATGCAGGGTGTGCCATGGGAGAATATTTCCGCAATAAGGGTCAGCATGCGTTGATTATTTATGACGATCTTTCTAAGCAGGCGGCGGCTTATCGTCAGGTTTCACTTCTTTTGCGCCGTCCACCCGGGCGTGAAGCTTACCCCGGAGATATTTTTTATAACCATTCCCGCCTGCTGGAGCGTGCTGCCAAGATGAACGATGAGCTTGGTGCAGGATCACTTACAGCGCTTCCAATCATTGAAACCCAGGCCGGTGACGTATCCGCCTATATTCCGACAAATGTTATTTCCATTACAGACGGCCAGATATATCTTGAGCCGGGCCTGTTTTTTGCCGGCGTCAGACCTTCCATTAACGTCGGCCTTTCCGTGTCCAGGGTCGGTGGCGCTGCACAGGTGAAAGCCATGAAACAAGTGGCAGGCACATTGCGACTGGATCTGGCTCAATTTAGGGAATTGGAAGCCTTTGCTGCCTTTGGAAGCGATCTGGATGCTGCCACGCAGAAACAGTTGACTCGCGGGGCAAGGCTGGTTGAAATACTAAAGCAGCCGCAATATCAGCCCCTGCCAATGGAAAAACAGGTCACCATCCTTTATGCCGGAACAAAGGGATTTCTTGATGAATATCCTCTTGAGGTGCTGGGAAAATATGAGGCCGGGCTTTACTCGTTTATTGAAGACAGGTATTCACAAATATTTTCTGAACTCAAGGAAAAAGAAGAAATTTCAGACGACCTGGACAAGGTGATTGAGGAAGCTTTGACTGCCTATGGGGAAGAGTTTAAGGATACAATCAAATAA